In Flavobacterium sp. N3904, one DNA window encodes the following:
- a CDS encoding cbb3-type cytochrome c oxidase N-terminal domain-containing protein, producing the protein MKKLIPAYIRVPLIFFAVFGAMEYFIDSGDRPAFIKFPMVLLFLLVFLFLLIAIEITINAVDTITYHLLTEDQKAQVNAVNNLSIKDSPVVKKIIGFFVNKNAPIEDEGEILLDHDYDGIRELDNNLPPWWVYLFYACIVFAAVYLVRYEIMGAPDQEMELKNEMTQAKIEVAEYMKTAPDLMDEKSVTLLTDPADLAAGKAIFTTNCVACHRADGGGQIGPNLTDDNWILGGGIKNIFHTITNGGRDGKGMIAWSKNGLKPKDIQHVASYVISLRGSNPKDPKASEGEIWVDETVTKTTTAPVAIDTTQVKK; encoded by the coding sequence ATGAAAAAATTAATCCCAGCATATATACGCGTACCGCTAATTTTCTTTGCCGTTTTTGGAGCAATGGAGTATTTTATTGACTCAGGAGATCGTCCGGCTTTTATAAAATTCCCAATGGTTTTGCTCTTTTTATTAGTTTTTCTTTTTCTTTTAATAGCAATAGAAATTACAATAAACGCAGTTGACACTATTACCTATCATTTATTGACTGAAGATCAGAAAGCTCAAGTAAATGCCGTTAATAATTTGAGTATAAAAGACAGTCCAGTTGTTAAAAAAATTATTGGATTCTTTGTTAATAAAAATGCACCAATTGAAGATGAAGGCGAAATATTACTAGATCATGATTACGACGGTATAAGAGAATTAGACAATAATTTACCACCATGGTGGGTGTATCTTTTCTACGCATGTATTGTTTTTGCAGCGGTATATTTGGTTCGTTATGAAATTATGGGCGCTCCAGATCAAGAAATGGAATTGAAAAATGAAATGACACAAGCCAAAATTGAAGTAGCTGAATATATGAAAACAGCTCCAGATTTAATGGATGAAAAATCTGTGACTTTATTGACTGATCCTGCCGATTTGGCTGCTGGAAAAGCAATTTTTACCACAAATTGTGTGGCGTGTCACAGAGCAGATGGAGGAGGGCAAATTGGACCTAATTTAACGGATGATAATTGGATTTTAGGTGGTGGAATTAAAAATATCTTCCATACCATAACAAATGGTGGTCGTGATGGAAAAGGGATGATTGCCTGGTCGAAAAATGGATTAAAACCAAAAGATATTCAACATGTTGCCAGTTATGTTATATCTTTGAGAGGAAGTAATCCAAAAGATCCGAAAGCATCAGAAGGAGAGATTTGGGTAGATGAAACAGTAACAAAAACTACTACAGCTCCTGTTGCTATAGATACTACTCAAGTAAAAAAATAA
- a CDS encoding cbb3-type cytochrome oxidase subunit 3: MFEQIKHNMETIAGVAIYPILSLLIFFAFFIGLAFWVFSYKKEKIDELSQIPLDDNQQV, translated from the coding sequence ATGTTTGAACAAATAAAACATAATATGGAAACTATCGCAGGAGTTGCGATTTATCCAATACTGTCGTTACTCATTTTCTTTGCCTTTTTTATCGGATTAGCCTTTTGGGTGTTTTCTTATAAAAAAGAAAAAATCGATGAATTGAGTCAAATTCCTTTGGATGATAATCAACAAGTATAA
- the ccoG gene encoding cytochrome c oxidase accessory protein CcoG has product MSNLPDEAFRDTIGTIDEEGNRKFVFPKKPSGKFYEYRKWVSYFLLAILVANPFVKINGNQFMMFNVLERRFNIFGFPFWPQDFYLFVLFMIVGVVFVILFTVIFGRIFCGWICPQTIFLEMVFRRIEYWIEGDRGAQIRLSKQEWNAEKIRKKGLKWTIFLIISFFIANIFLAYLISSDELIMMIKDGPKNHVSTLISLLIFTGVFYFVFVWFREQVCIIACPYGRLQGVLLDNKSINVAYDFVRGEKEAGRAKYNKQEDRAATGKGDCIDCKQCVHVCPTGIDIRNGTQLECVNCTACIDECDTIMEGVGLPKGLIRYASEDEIEKKSKFRFTARMKGYTAVLVILIGVLTGLLFLRTEVEATIFRLPGQLYQHKGDDISNVFTFKIINKTNLDFDDIHFKLNGIQGKINVVGQQEFKVKRQGMSSGTLFVEIHQYLLEHDKTKIKIDVYNGDKIIETTSTNFLSPRSFD; this is encoded by the coding sequence ATGTCAAATTTACCAGACGAAGCTTTTAGGGACACTATTGGGACAATTGATGAAGAAGGTAATAGAAAATTTGTATTTCCAAAAAAACCTTCAGGAAAGTTTTATGAATATAGAAAATGGGTTAGTTATTTTTTATTGGCTATACTTGTTGCAAATCCATTTGTAAAGATCAATGGGAATCAATTTATGATGTTCAATGTGTTGGAACGTCGTTTCAATATTTTTGGATTTCCTTTTTGGCCTCAAGATTTCTATTTATTTGTACTTTTTATGATTGTAGGGGTAGTTTTTGTTATCCTTTTTACCGTAATTTTTGGACGTATTTTTTGTGGATGGATTTGTCCGCAAACAATCTTCCTCGAAATGGTTTTTCGCAGAATTGAATATTGGATTGAAGGGGATAGAGGTGCACAAATTAGGCTTTCTAAACAAGAGTGGAATGCCGAAAAAATCAGAAAGAAAGGTTTAAAATGGACAATTTTTTTAATTATCTCTTTCTTTATTGCCAATATTTTTTTAGCCTATTTGATAAGTAGTGACGAATTGATAATGATGATTAAAGATGGCCCAAAAAATCATGTCAGTACTTTAATTTCTTTGCTTATTTTTACAGGGGTTTTCTACTTTGTTTTTGTTTGGTTCAGAGAGCAAGTATGTATTATTGCTTGTCCATACGGAAGGTTGCAAGGCGTTTTGTTAGATAATAAATCGATAAATGTGGCTTATGATTTTGTTCGGGGTGAAAAAGAAGCCGGTCGTGCAAAATATAATAAACAAGAAGACAGAGCTGCAACTGGAAAAGGCGATTGTATTGATTGTAAGCAATGTGTTCACGTTTGTCCTACAGGTATTGATATTCGAAACGGGACGCAATTAGAGTGTGTCAATTGCACAGCTTGTATTGATGAGTGTGATACAATCATGGAAGGGGTAGGTTTGCCAAAAGGATTAATCAGATATGCATCGGAGGATGAAATTGAAAAAAAATCCAAGTTCAGATTTACTGCCAGAATGAAAGGTTATACAGCCGTATTGGTTATTTTAATTGGTGTTTTGACAGGTTTATTATTTTTGAGAACTGAAGTTGAGGCTACCATTTTTAGATTGCCAGGTCAATTATATCAGCATAAAGGTGATGATATAAGCAATGTTTTTACTTTCAAAATTATTAATAAAACCAATTTAGATTTCGATGATATACATTTCAAGTTAAATGGCATTCAAGGGAAAATAAATGTGGTTGGGCAACAAGAGTTTAAAGTCAAAAGACAAGGAATGAGTTCTGGAACGTTGTTTGTTGAAATTCATCAGTACTTATTGGAACACGATAAAACTAAAATCAAAATTGATGTTTACAATGGTGATAAAATAATTGAAACCACTTCAACAAATTTCCTGAGCCCAAGAAGCTTTGATTAA
- a CDS encoding heavy metal translocating P-type ATPase metal-binding domain-containing protein gives MEKNNCFHCGLDIVKEEEIIFDGKEFCCNGCKTVYEIFSLNDLTCYYDFEKSPGATPQDINGKYDFLENESIITKLLEFQEDSTAIISLSIPHIHCSSCIWILENLQRLQKGINTSQVNFPEKKVRINYNPEIASLKTIVCLLSSIGYEPYISLENYETGTNNVDRSLTYKLGVAFFCFGNIMLLSFPEYFEVKEFWLDNYRSFFRGLIFALSLPSFFYSASGYYVSAYKSIKSRMLNIDIPIALGIIVMFVRSTFDIVMNYGSGFFDSLTGLIFFMLLGKMFQIKTYSFLSFERDFKSYFPIAITKIKSDTSEESVPIYDVIKGDRLLIRNQELIPVDGILISDKADIDYSFVTGEAIPITKKSGDKVFAGGKQIGKVIEMEVLHTVSQSYLTQLWSNDVFQKNVEQKHKTITDQISRYFTPILLLIAFSGFGYWIFIDANIAFNVFTAVLIVACPCALALTAPFTMGNVLRILGKKKFYLKNALVIEQLAKVDTIVFDKTGTITTNTKSNISYEGNQFSEADSILIKNVLRASNHPLSRMLYDFLPESKRLKLDSFDEITGKGIQAEIGSIQIQMGSADFCLPLSENDRVDTPKEFMDRTSVHVKIGGVYFGKYIFNNEYREGLSKLFNDLSAKYQLKVLSGDNEGERALLESLLPKGTEMIFNQKPEQKLEFIKALQDQGKNVMMVGDGLNDSGALAQSNVGISISENVNVFSPACDAILDAKEFQKLNYFLKLSHKAITTIKMSFTLSLLYNVVGLTFAITGNLRPLVAAIIMPLSTITIVSFVTLMSNYYSRKIK, from the coding sequence ATGGAGAAAAACAACTGTTTTCATTGTGGTTTAGATATTGTAAAAGAAGAAGAAATCATTTTTGACGGAAAGGAATTTTGTTGCAATGGATGTAAAACAGTTTACGAAATTTTTAGCCTGAATGATTTGACTTGTTATTATGATTTTGAAAAATCACCGGGCGCAACACCTCAAGATATTAACGGAAAATATGATTTTTTAGAAAATGAAAGTATTATTACAAAATTGTTGGAATTTCAAGAAGATTCAACCGCTATTATTTCACTTAGCATTCCTCACATACATTGTAGTTCGTGTATTTGGATTTTGGAAAATCTACAACGTCTTCAAAAAGGAATAAACACTTCACAAGTCAATTTTCCTGAGAAAAAAGTTAGAATCAATTATAATCCCGAAATAGCTTCCTTAAAAACGATTGTTTGTTTATTGAGTTCAATTGGCTATGAACCTTATATCAGTCTAGAAAATTATGAAACAGGCACAAACAATGTCGATAGAAGTTTGACCTACAAACTGGGTGTCGCTTTCTTTTGTTTTGGAAACATAATGTTGTTATCTTTTCCCGAATACTTCGAGGTAAAAGAATTCTGGTTGGATAATTACAGATCTTTTTTCAGAGGTTTGATTTTTGCCCTGTCTTTGCCGTCTTTCTTTTATTCGGCAAGCGGCTATTATGTTTCAGCGTATAAAAGTATAAAATCAAGAATGCTCAATATCGATATTCCTATTGCTTTGGGTATTATTGTTATGTTCGTGAGAAGTACTTTTGATATTGTAATGAACTATGGTTCTGGTTTTTTTGACAGTTTGACCGGTCTTATTTTCTTTATGTTATTGGGAAAAATGTTTCAAATAAAAACGTACAGTTTTCTTAGTTTCGAAAGAGATTTCAAATCTTATTTTCCAATTGCAATCACCAAAATTAAAAGTGATACTTCCGAAGAAAGTGTACCTATTTATGATGTTATAAAAGGCGATCGATTGCTAATAAGAAATCAGGAATTGATTCCTGTTGACGGAATTTTGATTTCGGATAAAGCCGATATTGACTATAGTTTTGTAACAGGAGAAGCCATTCCAATTACCAAAAAATCGGGTGATAAAGTATTTGCAGGCGGAAAGCAAATAGGTAAAGTGATAGAAATGGAAGTCTTGCACACCGTTTCTCAAAGTTATTTGACTCAATTATGGAGCAATGATGTTTTTCAAAAAAATGTAGAGCAAAAGCACAAAACAATTACAGATCAAATAAGTCGCTATTTTACGCCAATACTTTTATTAATAGCATTTTCAGGATTCGGATATTGGATTTTTATTGACGCCAATATTGCTTTCAATGTTTTTACTGCGGTTCTTATTGTGGCTTGCCCTTGTGCCTTGGCCTTAACGGCTCCTTTCACCATGGGCAATGTATTGCGTATTTTAGGAAAAAAGAAATTCTATCTCAAAAATGCATTAGTAATAGAACAATTGGCCAAAGTTGATACTATTGTTTTTGATAAAACCGGAACCATAACAACCAATACAAAATCAAATATATCTTATGAAGGAAACCAGTTTTCAGAAGCTGATTCTATTTTAATAAAAAATGTACTTCGTGCCTCTAATCATCCTTTGAGTAGAATGTTGTATGATTTTTTGCCTGAAAGTAAGCGATTAAAATTAGACTCATTTGATGAAATAACTGGAAAAGGAATTCAAGCCGAGATCGGAAGTATTCAGATTCAAATGGGTTCAGCTGATTTTTGTTTGCCTCTTTCTGAAAACGACCGAGTAGATACTCCAAAAGAATTTATGGATCGAACTTCTGTTCATGTAAAAATTGGCGGAGTCTATTTTGGGAAGTATATTTTTAATAATGAATATCGAGAAGGGCTTTCAAAATTATTCAATGATTTAAGTGCAAAGTATCAACTGAAAGTTTTGTCTGGCGACAATGAAGGAGAAAGAGCACTATTGGAATCCCTTCTGCCTAAAGGAACCGAAATGATTTTTAACCAAAAACCAGAACAAAAACTTGAATTTATAAAAGCATTGCAGGACCAAGGTAAAAATGTGATGATGGTAGGTGATGGTCTTAATGATTCTGGGGCTTTGGCACAAAGTAATGTTGGTATCTCAATATCTGAAAATGTGAATGTTTTTTCACCGGCTTGCGATGCCATTTTGGATGCAAAAGAGTTTCAAAAGCTGAATTATTTTTTGAAATTATCACATAAGGCGATTACAACTATCAAAATGAGCTTTACTTTATCACTTTTATATAATGTTGTTGGTTTGACATTTGCAATAACAGGAAACCTACGTCCATTGGTAGCAGCTATAATTATGCCGCTCAGTACCATAACGATAGTGAGTTTTGTGACCTTAATGAGTAATTATTATTCGAGAAAAATAAAATAG
- the def gene encoding peptide deformylase: MILPIIGYGDPVLRKIGEELTPEYPNLKEVIANMYETMYNACGVGLAAEQVGLSLRLFVIDTTPFSDDEDLGDKEQKQLNGFKRTFINARMIKEEGEEWAFNEGCLSIPDVREDVYRNPTITIEYCEEDFVMKTEVFDGLIARVIQHEYDHIEGILFTDKISSLKKRLIQKKLKNITEGKTFQDYRMKFFAKKGR; the protein is encoded by the coding sequence ATGATATTACCAATTATAGGGTATGGTGATCCTGTTTTGAGAAAAATAGGAGAAGAACTTACGCCTGAGTATCCAAATTTGAAAGAAGTTATCGCAAACATGTATGAAACCATGTATAATGCTTGCGGAGTTGGACTTGCTGCAGAACAAGTAGGTTTGTCATTGCGATTGTTTGTCATTGACACCACACCTTTTAGTGATGATGAAGATTTGGGAGATAAAGAGCAAAAACAGTTGAACGGTTTTAAAAGAACATTCATTAATGCTCGAATGATAAAAGAAGAAGGTGAAGAGTGGGCATTTAATGAAGGCTGCTTGAGTATTCCAGATGTTCGTGAAGATGTGTATAGAAATCCAACGATAACAATTGAATATTGTGAAGAAGATTTTGTTATGAAAACCGAAGTCTTTGATGGTTTAATAGCCAGAGTTATTCAACATGAATATGATCATATAGAAGGAATTTTGTTTACCGATAAAATATCATCTTTGAAAAAACGTTTGATTCAAAAAAAATTAAAAAACATCACCGAAGGGAAAACTTTTCAAGATTACCGAATGAAGTTTTTTGCCAAAAAAGGAAGATAG
- the ccoN gene encoding cytochrome-c oxidase, cbb3-type subunit I: MEMEQFYYDNKIVKKFIYATIVFGVVGMLVGLILAIMFLFPNITDGISWLSFGRLRPLHTNAVIFAFVGNAMFAGVYYSLQRLLKARMFSDFLSNLNFWGWQLIIVAAAISLPLGYTSSKEYAELEWPIDIAIALIWVVFGINMIGTILKRRERHLYVAIWFYLATFVTVAVLHIFNSLELPVSAMKSYSVYAGVQDALVQWWYGHNAVAFFLTTPFLGLMYYFVPKAANRPVYSYRLSIVHFWSLIFIYIWAGPHHLLYSALPTWAQNLGVVFSIMLIAPSWGGMINGLLTLRGVWDKVRVDPVLKFFVVAITGYGMATFEGPMLSLKNVNAIAHYTDWIIAHVHVGALAWNGFMAFGMIYWLIPRMTKSTLYSIKLANFHFWIGTLGIILYTLPMYVAGFLQASMWKQFNPDGTLTYGNFLETVTQIMPMYWMRAAGGTLYLTGMLVLVYNIIQTVKAGSSIEDEMAQAPALQQINSGRIKGEKYHAWLERKPILLTIFATIAILIGGIIQIVPTIMVKSNIPTIASVKPYSPLELQGRDIYIREGCVGCHSQSVRPFRSEVERYGPQSKAGEFVYDHPFLWGSKRTGPDLLREGGKYNDNWHFNHFWSPQSISAGSIMPGYKWLFDNKPLDISLTEKKMRAMATLGVPYTDTQIANGLKDLRTQAIAIEGSLKNDPDFVASYEDSKKKAAAKGEKFIPMNEREIVALIAYIQRLGTDIKVKDNTNK; this comes from the coding sequence ATGGAAATGGAACAATTTTATTACGACAACAAAATTGTAAAGAAATTCATTTATGCCACCATTGTTTTTGGTGTGGTAGGAATGTTAGTAGGGCTTATTTTAGCCATTATGTTTCTTTTTCCAAACATCACCGACGGGATTTCGTGGTTGAGTTTTGGAAGATTGAGACCTTTACACACAAATGCTGTTATTTTTGCCTTTGTTGGAAACGCAATGTTTGCGGGTGTTTACTATTCTTTACAGCGATTACTGAAAGCCAGAATGTTCAGTGATTTTTTGAGTAACCTAAATTTTTGGGGTTGGCAATTAATTATTGTGGCTGCGGCAATTTCTCTTCCGTTGGGATATACTTCTTCCAAGGAATATGCTGAGTTAGAATGGCCAATAGATATTGCTATAGCCTTAATTTGGGTAGTATTTGGTATCAATATGATTGGAACTATTTTAAAACGAAGAGAGCGCCATTTGTATGTTGCTATTTGGTTTTACCTTGCCACATTTGTAACTGTTGCTGTATTGCACATTTTTAATAGTTTGGAACTACCTGTTTCAGCAATGAAAAGCTACTCGGTTTATGCAGGAGTTCAAGATGCATTAGTACAATGGTGGTATGGCCATAATGCGGTTGCTTTTTTCTTGACAACACCATTTTTAGGTTTAATGTATTATTTTGTTCCCAAAGCGGCAAATCGTCCTGTATATTCTTATAGATTATCAATTGTACACTTCTGGTCCTTAATTTTTATTTATATATGGGCAGGACCTCACCATTTATTATATTCTGCTTTACCTACCTGGGCTCAAAACTTAGGAGTTGTATTCTCTATTATGTTGATTGCTCCATCTTGGGGTGGTATGATTAACGGACTTCTAACTTTAAGAGGAGTTTGGGATAAAGTAAGAGTTGATCCAGTTTTAAAATTCTTCGTAGTGGCTATTACGGGTTATGGTATGGCTACTTTTGAAGGGCCAATGTTATCCTTAAAAAATGTAAATGCTATCGCCCATTATACCGATTGGATTATTGCTCACGTACACGTTGGAGCATTGGCATGGAATGGTTTTATGGCTTTTGGGATGATTTATTGGTTGATACCACGAATGACAAAAAGTACTTTATATTCCATAAAATTAGCCAATTTCCATTTCTGGATTGGAACTTTGGGAATTATACTTTATACACTTCCTATGTATGTAGCAGGGTTTTTGCAAGCTTCTATGTGGAAACAATTTAATCCTGACGGTACCTTAACTTATGGTAATTTCTTGGAAACAGTTACTCAAATTATGCCAATGTATTGGATGAGAGCTGCCGGAGGAACTTTATACTTAACAGGAATGTTAGTATTGGTTTACAACATTATACAAACAGTAAAAGCAGGTTCTTCTATTGAAGACGAAATGGCACAAGCACCAGCACTGCAACAAATAAATAGCGGAAGAATTAAAGGTGAGAAATACCATGCATGGTTGGAAAGAAAACCGATTTTATTGACCATTTTTGCTACTATTGCTATTTTAATTGGAGGAATCATACAAATTGTTCCAACGATTATGGTAAAATCTAATATACCAACAATAGCAAGCGTAAAACCATATTCTCCTTTAGAATTGCAAGGTCGTGATATATACATTCGTGAAGGTTGTGTAGGTTGTCACTCTCAGTCTGTTCGTCCTTTCCGTAGTGAAGTAGAACGATATGGGCCGCAATCAAAAGCAGGTGAATTTGTTTACGATCATCCATTCTTATGGGGATCTAAACGTACCGGACCAGATTTGTTAAGAGAAGGAGGTAAATACAATGACAATTGGCATTTTAACCACTTTTGGAGTCCACAAAGTATTTCTGCAGGATCAATAATGCCAGGATATAAATGGTTATTTGATAACAAACCATTGGATATATCATTGACCGAAAAGAAAATGAGAGCCATGGCTACTCTTGGGGTGCCTTACACAGACACACAAATTGCAAATGGATTGAAAGATTTAAGAACTCAAGCGATTGCAATTGAGGGAAGTCTTAAAAATGACCCTGATTTTGTTGCAAGTTATGAAGACAGCAAGAAAAAAGCAGCTGCCAAAGGCGAGAAATTTATTCCGATGAATGAAAGAGAAATCGTTGCGCTTATTGCTTATATACAAAGATTGGGAACTGACATTAAAGTAAAAGATAATACTAATAAGTAA
- a CDS encoding Crp/Fnr family transcriptional regulator — translation MSSKCEQCIVREFSTLKALNKDELIKLSECKTSKIIKKGENIFEEGENVNGIFCVKEGICKLTKLSPNGKDHIVKLVTKGELLGQRSMISDEPANLSAIALEDMQVCFIPKNEVMGFFDKNNQFSMNVMKTICGDLKISDEHMVNMAQKSVKERLAETLIYLHDSFGKNTDGTLKVQLSRDELASMIGTATESCIRLLSDFNKLGLIELIGKKIVLKDINKLKKIAD, via the coding sequence ATGAGTAGCAAATGTGAACAATGTATCGTCAGAGAATTTAGTACACTAAAAGCGCTAAACAAAGACGAACTTATAAAACTATCAGAATGTAAAACATCCAAGATCATCAAAAAAGGTGAAAACATTTTTGAGGAAGGTGAGAATGTAAATGGTATTTTTTGCGTTAAGGAAGGTATTTGTAAATTGACCAAATTGAGTCCAAACGGTAAAGACCATATTGTAAAATTGGTTACCAAAGGTGAATTATTGGGACAACGATCCATGATCAGCGATGAACCTGCAAACTTAAGTGCCATTGCACTTGAAGATATGCAAGTTTGTTTTATTCCAAAAAATGAAGTGATGGGATTTTTTGACAAAAACAATCAGTTTTCAATGAATGTTATGAAAACGATTTGTGGTGATCTAAAAATTTCTGATGAACACATGGTTAATATGGCTCAAAAATCGGTAAAAGAACGATTAGCAGAGACTTTAATCTATTTGCACGATTCATTCGGAAAAAATACCGACGGAACTTTAAAAGTGCAACTATCAAGAGATGAGCTAGCCAGCATGATAGGAACAGCCACCGAAAGCTGCATTCGATTATTATCTGATTTTAATAAATTAGGTTTGATAGAACTGATTGGTAAAAAAATAGTTTTGAAAGACATTAATAAATTAAAAAAGATTGCTGACTAA
- a CDS encoding DUF5606 domain-containing protein, giving the protein MNLEKILSISGKPGLYVLKVQTRTGFVAESLLDGKKITVSLKSNVSLLSEISIYTYEGEKPLSEIMQNIANKENKGAAISHKEDNAKLTAYFRDILPEYDEDRVYPSDIKKILNWYNMLQERGLIVDDAPVVAEAPAEVVEEVAAPKVKAPAKKAKAKKE; this is encoded by the coding sequence ATGAATTTAGAAAAAATATTATCCATTTCTGGGAAACCGGGTTTATATGTTTTAAAAGTACAAACAAGAACGGGCTTTGTTGCTGAATCTTTATTGGATGGAAAAAAAATTACCGTAAGTTTAAAAAGTAATGTAAGTCTATTGTCTGAAATTTCTATTTACACTTATGAAGGCGAAAAACCATTGTCTGAAATAATGCAAAATATTGCCAATAAAGAAAACAAAGGTGCAGCTATTTCTCATAAAGAAGACAATGCAAAATTGACTGCTTATTTTAGAGACATATTGCCAGAATATGATGAAGACAGAGTATATCCTTCCGATATCAAAAAAATACTAAACTGGTACAATATGCTTCAGGAAAGAGGCTTGATTGTTGATGATGCTCCAGTTGTTGCCGAAGCTCCGGCTGAAGTTGTAGAAGAGGTTGCTGCTCCAAAAGTAAAAGCACCTGCTAAAAAAGCAAAAGCTAAAAAAGAGTAA
- a CDS encoding FixH family protein, producing MKINWGTAIVIAFALFMTFILYFVFKVQSDSKYDNELVVEEYYKHDVHFQDEMARIQNAHDLTVKPIISVETDEIKIAFPADFIPKNIKGTVALYRPSSKKFDFQLPLVLSNSDLIIPKSKFIGGVWYVNMEWQYNGKSYLTKEEIYIK from the coding sequence ATGAAAATTAACTGGGGAACTGCAATTGTTATTGCTTTTGCGTTGTTTATGACCTTTATATTGTACTTTGTTTTTAAAGTGCAATCCGATAGTAAATATGACAATGAATTGGTTGTTGAGGAATATTATAAACATGATGTTCATTTTCAAGATGAAATGGCTCGAATTCAAAACGCACATGATTTAACGGTAAAGCCAATAATTTCGGTTGAAACTGACGAAATAAAAATAGCTTTTCCCGCCGATTTTATTCCCAAAAATATTAAGGGAACGGTTGCTCTTTATAGACCATCGAGCAAAAAGTTTGATTTTCAGTTGCCACTTGTTTTGTCCAATTCTGATTTGATTATTCCTAAATCAAAATTTATTGGAGGTGTTTGGTATGTCAATATGGAATGGCAATATAATGGAAAATCGTATTTGACAAAAGAGGAGATTTATATAAAATAG
- the mazG gene encoding nucleoside triphosphate pyrophosphohydrolase, with translation MNKDLQLQAFKRLLDIMDDLREKCPWDKKQTMQTLRHLTIEETYELGDAILDNDLNEVKKELGDLLLHIVFYAKIGSETNDFDMADVCNDICEKLIHRHPHIYSDVVVKDEEEVKQNWEKLKLKEGKKSVLEGVPKSLPALVKASRIQDKVKGVGFDWEESHQVWDKVQEELEELQVEVAAGDQDKMEAEFGDVLFSMINYARFLNINPEDALERTNKKFIKRFQYLESKAGELGKPLMDMTLAEMDVFWNEAKKL, from the coding sequence ATGAACAAAGATCTTCAACTGCAAGCTTTCAAAAGATTATTGGATATAATGGATGATCTACGTGAAAAATGTCCTTGGGACAAAAAGCAAACGATGCAAACACTTCGTCATCTTACCATTGAGGAAACCTACGAGTTGGGAGACGCTATATTAGACAACGATTTAAACGAGGTAAAAAAGGAATTGGGAGATTTACTATTGCATATTGTTTTTTATGCCAAAATAGGCAGTGAAACGAACGATTTTGATATGGCTGATGTATGTAATGATATTTGCGAAAAATTGATTCACCGTCATCCTCATATTTACAGTGATGTAGTGGTAAAAGATGAAGAAGAAGTAAAACAAAATTGGGAAAAATTAAAACTGAAAGAAGGAAAAAAATCGGTTCTCGAAGGTGTTCCAAAAAGTCTGCCTGCACTAGTAAAAGCAAGCAGAATACAGGATAAAGTAAAAGGAGTAGGTTTTGATTGGGAAGAATCACACCAGGTTTGGGACAAAGTACAAGAAGAATTGGAAGAATTACAAGTTGAAGTTGCTGCTGGAGATCAAGATAAGATGGAAGCCGAATTCGGAGATGTATTATTCTCAATGATAAATTACGCCCGATTTTTGAACATTAATCCCGAAGATGCTTTGGAACGAACCAATAAAAAGTTCATTAAACGTTTTCAATATTTAGAAAGCAAAGCAGGCGAATTGGGAAAACCACTTATGGATATGACACTTGCAGAAATGGACGTTTTTTGGAATGAAGCCAAGAAACTTTAG
- the ccoS gene encoding cbb3-type cytochrome oxidase assembly protein CcoS has protein sequence MSVIYLLISISIIVAIGFFVAFIVAVKTGQYDDDYTPSVRMLFDDELKITTKSKIQTTEEKQI, from the coding sequence ATGAGTGTCATCTATTTATTAATCTCCATTAGTATAATTGTTGCTATTGGCTTTTTTGTTGCTTTTATTGTAGCAGTAAAAACAGGTCAGTACGATGATGATTATACCCCATCGGTCAGGATGCTTTTTGACGATGAATTAAAAATTACCACCAAAAGTAAAATACAAACAACAGAAGAAAAACAAATTTAA